Proteins encoded by one window of Gemmatimonas aurantiaca:
- a CDS encoding ABC transporter permease yields the protein MTENIRIAFDALRVSKLRSALTILGVVIGVATVMAMAAIVQGIRDQIVTTIEVAGPTTFYVLKKFSQTPLNPDNLPRDVRIRPDLAEAEAERIRELPEIAYASLWAQTPARFEVSGVRTQPMPVFGADDGFMRIQGGELLEGRWFTRAELQNAAAVVVLEDKAARRLFGREGTLDRLVQIGGRPLTVIGIWSEPGNIFAPAGQSTGAVVPFRLMDRQFPIDRTNALWIPVKPRAGVSVADAQGAVTMALREMRRLRPADGNTFDLITQDQILDTFNSMTGVFFLVMMVLSGVALLVGGIGVMAIMTVSVTSRTREIGVRKALGATRRDILLQFLVEAATLTGIGGMLGIVVGLLFGRLVSLAMNIDAPVPLTLTLVAVIVSIAIGIIFGMIPARRAAHLDPITALRHE from the coding sequence GTGACGGAAAACATCCGCATTGCCTTCGACGCGCTGCGGGTGAGCAAGTTGCGGTCCGCGCTCACCATTCTCGGCGTCGTGATCGGCGTGGCCACGGTGATGGCGATGGCGGCGATCGTGCAGGGCATCCGCGATCAGATCGTCACCACGATCGAAGTGGCGGGTCCGACGACGTTCTACGTGCTGAAGAAGTTCTCCCAGACGCCGCTCAACCCGGACAACCTGCCCCGCGATGTGCGGATCCGCCCCGATCTCGCCGAAGCCGAAGCGGAGCGGATCCGCGAACTTCCGGAAATTGCCTACGCCTCCCTCTGGGCGCAGACCCCGGCCCGCTTCGAAGTGTCCGGTGTGCGCACACAACCCATGCCCGTCTTCGGTGCCGACGATGGGTTCATGCGCATTCAGGGTGGCGAACTCCTCGAGGGGCGATGGTTCACACGCGCCGAATTGCAGAACGCGGCCGCCGTGGTCGTGCTGGAGGACAAGGCCGCCCGGCGGCTCTTCGGCCGCGAGGGGACCCTCGATCGACTGGTGCAGATCGGTGGACGTCCCCTCACGGTCATCGGCATCTGGAGTGAACCCGGCAATATCTTCGCGCCGGCCGGACAGTCGACTGGAGCGGTCGTGCCATTTCGTCTCATGGATCGGCAGTTCCCGATCGATCGCACGAATGCCCTCTGGATTCCGGTGAAACCGCGCGCTGGCGTGTCGGTGGCGGACGCACAGGGCGCCGTCACCATGGCACTGCGCGAGATGCGCCGCCTGCGCCCCGCTGACGGGAACACGTTCGACCTCATCACCCAGGACCAGATCCTCGACACGTTCAACAGCATGACCGGGGTGTTCTTCCTGGTGATGATGGTGCTGTCGGGTGTGGCGCTCCTGGTCGGCGGCATCGGCGTGATGGCGATCATGACCGTGTCGGTGACCAGTCGCACCAGGGAGATCGGGGTACGCAAGGCTCTCGGGGCCACCCGGCGGGACATCCTGCTGCAGTTCCTCGTGGAAGCCGCCACGCTCACCGGCATCGGTGGCATGCTGGGCATTGTCGTGGGCCTGCTCTTCGGGCGTCTCGTGTCCCTCGCCATGAACATCGATGCCCCCGTCCCTCTCACCCTCACCCTCGTCGCGGTCATCGTTTCGATCGCCATCGGCATCATCTTCGGCATGATCCCGGCGCGCCGTGCTGCGCATCTCGATCCCATCACGGCGTTGCGCCACGAATGA
- a CDS encoding methyl-accepting chemotaxis protein, with protein sequence MSWFRSAAPKNAERSYPLGRIDVTDPEVLQRLAFLKLTNADLGVVQAWEPVCRAACNAMIDDFYAHIAGTKATQAILDRHTSVDRQRPLITRYLLAMFGGVVDDAYVAYRQLVGQVHERIDLDSNWYVAMYEVIREHMFAAVQNGGATPAELSRFQRAFDRLLQVDIAIVITALTNARQERIEAILKGEAMRFLDDISGALARLAQGDLTVRLDGTYTGRNTEVQEHFNSALAELQSAMQIVHRSVNEILGTSTALSDASTSLSDGASHQAASLEEVAASLQELTSMTQTSASHAREGRGLAEQSRKTAAEGELVMQQLAEAMTRIKSSADATARIVKTIDEIAFQTNLLALNAAVEAARAGDAGRGFAVVAEEVRGLALRSAEAARNTTSLIEESVSSTTAGVRLNETVLATLSEIVRQADRVRDVMSDVAAAAGQQQDGVEQIALAVDQINAVTQNVAANAEEGSAASMELREQAVMLGRAAERFQAEPVTSNFRPRRIA encoded by the coding sequence ATGTCCTGGTTTCGTTCTGCGGCCCCGAAGAATGCCGAGCGCAGCTATCCCCTCGGGCGTATTGATGTGACGGATCCCGAGGTGCTCCAGCGTCTCGCCTTTCTGAAACTGACCAATGCCGATCTCGGCGTGGTACAAGCGTGGGAACCGGTCTGTCGCGCGGCATGCAATGCGATGATCGACGACTTCTATGCGCACATCGCCGGTACGAAAGCCACGCAGGCCATTCTCGACCGACACACGTCGGTGGATCGTCAACGACCGCTGATCACCCGCTACCTGCTGGCCATGTTCGGCGGGGTCGTGGACGATGCCTATGTCGCGTACCGGCAACTCGTGGGCCAGGTGCACGAGCGCATCGATCTCGATTCGAACTGGTATGTGGCGATGTACGAAGTCATCCGCGAGCATATGTTCGCGGCCGTGCAGAACGGGGGCGCCACACCGGCGGAGCTGAGCCGTTTCCAGCGGGCCTTCGATCGACTGCTGCAGGTCGATATCGCCATCGTCATCACCGCGCTCACCAACGCCCGCCAGGAACGGATCGAAGCGATCCTCAAGGGCGAAGCGATGCGTTTCCTGGACGACATCAGTGGCGCCCTGGCCCGCCTGGCCCAGGGCGACCTCACGGTCCGCCTGGACGGCACCTACACCGGTCGCAACACCGAAGTGCAGGAGCACTTCAATTCGGCGCTCGCGGAATTGCAGTCGGCCATGCAGATCGTGCATCGCTCCGTCAACGAGATCCTGGGCACGTCGACTGCGCTGAGCGATGCCAGCACGTCGCTCAGCGATGGGGCATCGCATCAGGCGGCTTCGCTCGAGGAAGTGGCCGCCAGCCTGCAGGAGCTCACGAGCATGACGCAAACCAGCGCGTCCCATGCGCGGGAAGGACGGGGCCTGGCGGAACAATCGCGGAAGACGGCGGCCGAGGGCGAACTGGTCATGCAGCAACTGGCGGAGGCCATGACGCGGATCAAGTCCAGTGCGGATGCCACCGCGCGCATCGTGAAGACCATCGACGAGATCGCCTTCCAGACCAATCTGCTCGCACTCAACGCCGCGGTGGAGGCGGCACGTGCGGGAGACGCCGGGCGCGGGTTTGCCGTGGTGGCCGAAGAAGTGCGCGGTCTGGCCCTGCGCAGCGCGGAAGCGGCGCGCAACACGACATCCCTCATCGAAGAGTCGGTTTCGAGCACCACGGCGGGGGTGCGCCTCAACGAAACCGTCCTGGCCACACTGTCGGAGATCGTGCGGCAGGCCGATCGGGTACGCGATGTGATGTCCGACGTCGCGGCCGCGGCCGGTCAGCAACAGGACGGCGTGGAGCAGATCGCGCTGGCCGTCGATCAGATCAATGCCGTCACGCAGAACGTCGCCGCGAACGCGGAGGAAGGCAGTGCCGCCAGCATGGAACTGCGCGAACAGGCGGTGATGCTCGGGCGGGCCGCCGAGCGTTTTCAGGCCGAGCCTGTCACATCGAACTTCCGCCCCCGGCGGATTGCCTAG
- the hemE gene encoding uroporphyrinogen decarboxylase has product MNDLLLRALRRETVSRPPVWMMRQAGRYLPEYRAVRAKSDFLTMCRTPELAVEVTLQPVDLIGVDAAIIFSDILVIPEAMGMHLTLDEGIGPQFPTPLREPADVERLRTVVPEERLDYMLAALRMARRALDGRVPLIGFAGAPWTLAAYMVEGRGTKQFAVAKRMLFEQPAMAHALLDRLAVAVGDFLVAQVSAGAQVVQLFDSWAGALAPDEFRAFGLPYLARAARRAREAGAPVIVFAPGAGWALDEIAAATGADAIGVDWHTAPAAARRQLAPFPVAMQGNLDPCALYAAPSEIRARTQAMIRQFGPTGHIVNLGHGILPDVPPAHARAFVDAVKEWEWTPERVAACR; this is encoded by the coding sequence ATGAACGATCTGCTGCTCCGTGCCCTGCGCCGCGAAACGGTTTCGCGTCCGCCCGTCTGGATGATGCGCCAGGCTGGACGCTATCTGCCGGAATACCGTGCCGTCCGTGCGAAGTCCGACTTCCTGACCATGTGTCGCACACCGGAACTGGCCGTGGAGGTGACGCTGCAACCGGTGGATCTGATCGGCGTCGATGCCGCCATCATCTTCAGCGACATCCTGGTCATCCCCGAGGCCATGGGCATGCACCTGACGCTCGACGAAGGCATCGGTCCGCAGTTCCCCACGCCGTTGCGGGAACCGGCCGACGTGGAACGTCTGCGCACCGTCGTGCCCGAAGAGCGTCTCGACTACATGCTCGCCGCGCTGCGCATGGCGCGCCGCGCGCTCGATGGTCGGGTGCCCCTCATCGGTTTTGCCGGTGCCCCGTGGACCCTGGCCGCCTACATGGTGGAAGGGCGCGGCACCAAGCAGTTCGCGGTGGCCAAGCGCATGCTGTTCGAGCAGCCGGCCATGGCGCACGCGCTGCTCGACCGACTCGCCGTGGCGGTGGGTGATTTTCTCGTCGCGCAGGTGAGCGCGGGCGCGCAGGTGGTGCAACTGTTCGATTCGTGGGCCGGTGCGCTGGCGCCCGACGAGTTCCGCGCCTTCGGGCTGCCGTATCTCGCCAGAGCCGCGCGCCGCGCGCGTGAAGCCGGTGCGCCGGTCATCGTGTTTGCACCCGGCGCCGGCTGGGCGCTGGATGAAATCGCCGCGGCCACCGGCGCCGATGCGATCGGCGTCGACTGGCACACCGCACCAGCGGCCGCGCGCCGGCAGCTCGCACCCTTCCCTGTCGCCATGCAGGGCAATCTCGATCCGTGTGCGTTGTATGCCGCGCCCTCGGAGATCCGTGCGCGCACCCAGGCGATGATCCGGCAGTTCGGTCCCACCGGGCACATCGTCAACCTGGGGCACGGGATTCTCCCCGATGTGCCCCCGGCGCACGCGCGTGCCTTCGTGGACGCGGTGAAGGAGTGGGAATGGACACCGGAGCGCGTGGCGGCATGCCGGTGA
- the hemF gene encoding oxygen-dependent coproporphyrinogen oxidase codes for MDTGARGGMPVNDMSGNGMSMNGELTAANEHRAEHRDDRRDARHAAIATRMETLHDELTAFFTRLDGGGTFCEDRWERPGGGGGVARVLSDGTTFEKAGINRSVVMGVLPEAAAQRLGGVGAGSGAGTTQFFATGVSLVVHPRSPMVPTVHLNVRYFELSDKQGALTDRWYGGGTDLTPFYPHEDDPRTFHRALAHMCRRHHPDFYPEYTRWCDRYFVNTHRGNEPRGVGGIFFDHLRPDDPRHGLGDADLQAFITDVARVLTAAYEPIVERRRNAPYGEAERTFQLVRRGRYVEFNLVHDRGTTFGLQTDARVESVLMSLPPLAAWQYAPQYQPDSFEARLIAMLAPRDWL; via the coding sequence ATGGACACCGGAGCGCGTGGCGGCATGCCGGTGAATGACATGTCCGGGAACGGCATGTCGATGAACGGCGAGCTGACGGCGGCGAATGAACATCGGGCTGAACACCGTGATGACCGTCGTGATGCACGTCATGCCGCCATCGCCACGCGCATGGAGACGTTGCACGACGAACTGACCGCATTCTTCACCAGGCTCGATGGGGGCGGCACGTTCTGCGAGGATCGTTGGGAGCGACCCGGCGGAGGTGGTGGTGTGGCCCGCGTGCTCAGTGACGGCACGACCTTCGAGAAAGCGGGCATCAACCGTTCCGTCGTGATGGGCGTGCTCCCCGAGGCCGCGGCCCAGCGACTGGGTGGAGTGGGCGCGGGATCCGGTGCGGGCACCACACAATTCTTCGCCACGGGGGTGAGTCTCGTCGTGCATCCCCGCAGCCCGATGGTGCCCACCGTGCATCTCAACGTGCGGTACTTCGAGCTCAGCGACAAACAGGGCGCGCTCACCGACCGCTGGTATGGCGGCGGTACGGATCTCACGCCGTTCTATCCCCATGAAGATGATCCGCGCACCTTTCATCGGGCCCTCGCCCACATGTGCCGTCGGCATCACCCGGACTTCTATCCGGAATACACACGCTGGTGCGACCGGTATTTCGTGAATACTCATCGCGGAAACGAACCGCGCGGTGTGGGTGGCATCTTCTTCGATCATCTGCGGCCGGACGATCCGCGTCATGGCCTCGGTGATGCCGACCTGCAGGCCTTCATCACCGATGTCGCACGGGTGCTCACGGCCGCGTATGAACCCATCGTGGAACGCCGGCGGAATGCACCCTACGGGGAAGCGGAACGCACCTTCCAGCTCGTACGGCGTGGGCGGTATGTGGAGTTCAATCTCGTACACGATCGGGGCACCACATTCGGCCTGCAGACCGATGCCCGCGTGGAGAGTGTGCTCATGAGTCTGCCCCCGCTCGCCGCGTGGCAGTATGCCCCTCAGTATCAGCCGGATTCTTTCGAGGCGCGTCTCATTGCCATGCTCGCCCCGCGCGACTGGCTCTGA
- the bshB1 gene encoding bacillithiol biosynthesis deacetylase BshB1 — protein MSSVMSLDLLAVAPHRDDAELTCGGTLIKAVDAGHRVGILDLTQGEMGTKGSAELRAAEAAASAQVMGIHVRENLGLPDAGITNDDHTRARLVQVLRALRPRIVIAPALRGRHPDHRRTTELVRDACFLSGLAKYAPGDHPAFRPLKLLHVIAYREDYVKPTFVVDISAQFERKLDAIKCFGSQFDATTQAGEVYPNGEPLYDIVRHHAAHYGSLIRSRYGEPFFTEETMRVDDVTTLDVSTF, from the coding sequence ATGTCTTCTGTCATGTCGCTGGACCTGTTGGCGGTTGCTCCGCACCGTGACGACGCGGAGCTGACCTGTGGTGGAACGCTCATCAAAGCCGTCGACGCCGGTCATCGGGTCGGCATCCTCGATCTCACCCAGGGTGAGATGGGGACGAAGGGGTCCGCGGAGCTCCGCGCCGCCGAAGCCGCGGCGTCCGCACAGGTGATGGGCATTCATGTCCGCGAGAATCTGGGACTTCCCGACGCGGGCATCACCAACGACGATCACACGCGGGCCCGGCTCGTGCAGGTGCTGCGCGCGCTGCGGCCGCGCATCGTGATCGCCCCGGCCCTGCGTGGACGTCATCCGGATCATCGACGCACCACCGAACTGGTGCGCGACGCCTGCTTTCTGAGCGGACTCGCCAAATACGCACCGGGCGATCATCCGGCGTTCCGTCCGCTCAAGCTGCTGCATGTCATCGCCTACCGCGAAGACTATGTGAAACCCACGTTCGTGGTGGACATCTCGGCGCAGTTCGAACGTAAACTCGACGCCATCAAGTGCTTCGGTTCACAGTTCGACGCGACGACACAGGCCGGCGAAGTGTACCCCAATGGCGAACCGCTCTACGACATCGTGCGGCATCATGCCGCGCACTATGGTTCGCTGATCCGCTCGCGGTACGGTGAGCCGTTCTTCACCGAAGAAACCATGCGCGTGGACGATGTGACCACGCTCGACGTGTCCACGTTCTGA
- a CDS encoding cyclase family protein — protein MWHDISIPLGATTPEWPGDHPFTCGWTMRREDGESVNLAAVTTSLHVGTHADAPVHVHSAWPASDALELGAFVGDAIVLQLPVTHPIDADIDRALLEQLLGAHAATRLLMRTGYSIAAGRFPDDWPALTPDAAHWLVDRGVKLWGVDAPSVDRRNSKTLDVHHALLGRGTFVLENLDLADIPVGHYELIAPPLAVIGADAAPVRALLRTRN, from the coding sequence ATGTGGCACGACATCTCGATTCCCCTCGGCGCGACCACGCCGGAATGGCCCGGTGATCATCCCTTCACCTGCGGATGGACGATGCGCCGCGAGGACGGTGAGAGTGTGAATCTGGCGGCCGTCACCACCTCGCTGCACGTGGGCACACACGCCGACGCACCGGTGCATGTACATTCGGCGTGGCCCGCATCGGATGCACTCGAACTGGGCGCATTCGTGGGAGACGCCATCGTCCTGCAACTGCCCGTCACGCATCCCATCGACGCCGACATCGATCGGGCATTGCTCGAACAGTTGCTCGGCGCACATGCGGCCACGCGCCTGCTCATGCGCACGGGATACAGCATTGCCGCCGGCCGGTTTCCCGACGATTGGCCCGCGCTCACTCCGGATGCCGCACACTGGCTGGTGGATCGTGGCGTGAAGCTCTGGGGTGTGGACGCGCCCAGTGTGGACCGGCGGAACAGCAAGACTCTGGATGTCCATCACGCCCTGCTGGGGCGCGGCACGTTCGTGCTCGAGAATCTCGATCTCGCCGACATCCCGGTTGGACACTACGAACTCATTGCACCACCACTGGCCGTGATCGGCGCCGATGCCGCGCCTGTGCGGGCGTTGCTGCGGACCAGGAACTGA
- a CDS encoding cysteine desulfurase family protein codes for MTQPVYLDHAATTPVRDEVMAAMAPFFGPRFGNPSSVHRWGREARVALDEARERLATCLGAHPDEICFTSGGTEGDNFAILGAWRTQRATGRTAAITTPIEHKAVLAAVHQVACEGGEERIVRVSGDGLVDIDHFRTLLDDRVAIASVMWVNNEVGVMQDIPTLAAEVKRTGALFHTDAVQAFGKVTVDARQTPFDLLTLSGHKLGAPKGIGALYIRRETALAPLFHGGSQDRGRRPGTENVAFAVGLATAAELMIAEHTAEGRRLGALRDRFEAMLRARVPDVIFHGEKAPRAPHISNLAIPGTDSESMLMALDLRGIACSAGSACQSGSVSASHVLTAMGIPSAQANAALRLSFGALSTDACVDRTVDVIASLAEKARGGAAPVAGGQTFAVVDF; via the coding sequence ATGACCCAACCCGTGTACCTCGACCACGCCGCGACCACGCCAGTGCGCGACGAGGTCATGGCCGCCATGGCGCCGTTTTTCGGCCCCCGCTTCGGGAATCCCAGCAGTGTGCATCGCTGGGGACGCGAGGCCCGCGTCGCGCTGGACGAGGCGCGTGAGCGGCTCGCCACCTGCCTCGGCGCACATCCCGACGAGATCTGCTTCACTTCCGGTGGTACCGAAGGCGACAATTTCGCCATTCTCGGTGCCTGGCGGACGCAGCGCGCCACGGGACGCACGGCAGCCATCACGACGCCCATCGAGCACAAGGCCGTCCTGGCGGCCGTGCATCAGGTGGCCTGCGAGGGCGGTGAGGAACGCATCGTCCGCGTGAGCGGTGATGGGCTGGTCGACATCGACCACTTCCGGACCCTGCTGGACGATCGTGTGGCCATCGCCAGCGTGATGTGGGTCAACAACGAGGTCGGCGTCATGCAGGACATCCCGACGCTCGCCGCGGAGGTGAAGCGGACGGGTGCGCTCTTCCACACCGACGCCGTGCAGGCCTTCGGCAAGGTGACGGTGGATGCGCGGCAGACGCCCTTCGACCTGCTCACGCTCTCCGGCCACAAGCTTGGCGCTCCCAAGGGCATCGGTGCGCTGTACATCCGCCGCGAGACGGCACTCGCGCCGCTCTTTCACGGTGGATCGCAGGACCGCGGTCGTCGGCCCGGCACGGAAAACGTGGCCTTTGCCGTGGGGCTGGCCACGGCGGCCGAACTGATGATCGCCGAACACACCGCGGAAGGTCGCCGACTCGGCGCGCTGCGGGACCGTTTCGAAGCGATGCTCCGCGCGCGCGTGCCCGACGTGATTTTTCATGGGGAGAAGGCGCCACGGGCGCCACACATCAGCAATCTCGCCATCCCCGGCACCGACAGTGAATCGATGCTGATGGCGCTCGATCTGCGCGGCATCGCCTGCAGTGCGGGCTCGGCGTGTCAGAGCGGCAGCGTGTCCGCATCGCACGTGCTCACGGCCATGGGCATTCCATCAGCGCAGGCCAATGCCGCGCTGCGTCTGTCGTTCGGCGCGCTCAGCACCGACGCCTGCGTGGATCGCACCGTCGACGTGATTGCATCGCTCGCGGAAAAGGCACGCGGTGGGGCAGCGCCGGTTGCCGGCGGGCAAACCTTCGCCGTCGTCGATTTCTGA
- the mnmA gene encoding tRNA 2-thiouridine(34) synthase MnmA — protein sequence MHTLPPRGDRVLVAMSGGVDSSVAAALLMEHGCDVVGVTMKLHGDGADVPDRPCCSLDATSDARRVCEKLGIPHYVTNLVDHFGHDVLEDFVQEYARGRTPIPCVRCNTFTKFRDLLHKADAIDAPWLATGHYARIGRRNGQAVMVRGLDAAKDQSYFLWGIDRPVLDRLVLPIGAQTKAETREIARRFGLRTAEKIESQDICFVPDGDHVRVIAEHLGDDTPALQPGPLQLASGEVIGEHQGFARFTVGQRKGLPGGFAEPMFVVEIVPERRAVVIGPREALLGRGLEARELNWLAEAPGVGDQVQVQVRNRARPSPATIVALDDTGIELALDEPIQAISPGQSLVIYDNEVVLGGGVIERGMRTAPSSRPRTYLPLHSRAS from the coding sequence ATGCACACGCTTCCGCCCAGGGGCGATCGTGTGCTCGTGGCCATGAGCGGCGGTGTGGACTCGTCGGTGGCTGCGGCCCTGCTCATGGAGCACGGCTGCGATGTGGTGGGCGTGACGATGAAGCTGCACGGTGACGGCGCCGATGTTCCCGACCGTCCCTGCTGTTCACTCGACGCCACCAGCGATGCGCGGCGCGTCTGTGAGAAGCTCGGCATTCCGCACTATGTCACGAATCTCGTCGATCACTTCGGACACGATGTGCTCGAGGATTTTGTGCAGGAATACGCCCGTGGACGCACGCCCATTCCCTGCGTGCGCTGCAACACCTTCACGAAATTCCGCGATCTGCTGCACAAGGCCGATGCCATCGACGCGCCCTGGCTGGCCACGGGTCACTACGCGCGCATCGGACGTCGGAACGGTCAGGCGGTGATGGTGCGCGGGCTCGATGCGGCGAAAGATCAGAGTTACTTCCTCTGGGGCATCGATCGACCGGTGCTCGACCGTCTCGTATTGCCCATCGGCGCACAGACCAAGGCCGAGACACGCGAGATCGCGCGGCGATTCGGCCTGCGCACGGCGGAGAAGATCGAGAGTCAGGACATCTGCTTCGTGCCCGATGGGGATCATGTGCGTGTGATCGCCGAACATCTCGGTGACGACACCCCCGCCCTGCAGCCCGGCCCCCTGCAACTCGCCTCGGGTGAGGTGATCGGCGAGCATCAGGGATTCGCGCGGTTCACCGTGGGACAGCGCAAGGGGCTGCCCGGCGGATTCGCGGAGCCGATGTTCGTCGTGGAGATCGTGCCCGAACGGCGCGCGGTGGTGATCGGTCCACGTGAAGCGCTGCTGGGCCGCGGCCTGGAGGCGCGTGAACTCAACTGGCTCGCCGAGGCACCGGGTGTTGGCGATCAGGTGCAGGTGCAGGTGCGCAATCGTGCCCGTCCGTCACCGGCGACCATCGTGGCTCTCGACGACACGGGCATCGAACTCGCCCTCGACGAACCCATCCAGGCCATCTCGCCCGGACAGTCGCTCGTGATCTACGACAATGAAGTCGTGCTCGGCGGCGGCGTCATCGAACGCGGGATGCGGACGGCACCGTCATCACGGCCACGAACATATCTGCCGTTACATTCAAGAGCGTCTTGA
- a CDS encoding dicarboxylate/amino acid:cation symporter translates to MGSPLRSQGVQVTLGLVLGLMLGMLLSREATPSSATTSLLGVLDIIGTGWINAVRMTVIPLVVPLLIVGVAGGGDLSITGRVGARAFGWMLVLLVACAAFSAFVSPLWFQTLQLDPAATDRLRATATIDIPPSDALSLRTWVLSLIPLNPIKAAADGTLLPVVLFTLLYAFALGRVDEGPRRAQLEFFRGMGDTMLVVVRWMLAIGWLGIFALATVLGQKLGASALSAIGFYIMVIIVLHLVATIAIYAMIAVNRRVPLRAFARALVPSQVVGMGSRSSLASLPAMVKGATDVLGLPPTATGFVLPLCASVFKLTSAIYWPVGALFVAKLYGIDLPTSSLLLVAASSVVLNFSTPGIPSGGMLLQVPLYTSIGLPVEGIGIMIALDTLPDMFKTLLNVTADMFVAVMTVPSASRVR, encoded by the coding sequence TTGGGATCCCCCCTGCGATCCCAGGGCGTGCAGGTGACGCTGGGGCTCGTGCTCGGCCTGATGCTGGGCATGCTGCTGTCACGCGAAGCCACGCCATCGTCCGCCACGACATCGCTGCTTGGCGTGCTCGACATCATCGGCACGGGCTGGATCAATGCCGTGCGCATGACGGTGATTCCGCTGGTCGTGCCGCTGCTGATTGTGGGTGTGGCCGGGGGTGGCGATCTCTCGATCACCGGACGGGTGGGCGCGCGGGCATTCGGCTGGATGCTGGTGCTGCTCGTCGCCTGCGCCGCGTTCTCGGCCTTCGTTTCACCGCTGTGGTTTCAAACGCTGCAACTCGATCCCGCAGCCACCGACCGGCTGCGTGCCACGGCCACGATCGACATTCCGCCTTCGGATGCGCTGTCGCTGCGCACCTGGGTGCTGAGTCTCATTCCGCTCAATCCCATCAAGGCCGCGGCCGATGGCACACTGTTGCCGGTCGTCCTGTTCACATTGCTCTATGCGTTCGCGCTCGGTCGTGTGGACGAAGGACCACGACGCGCGCAGCTCGAGTTCTTCCGGGGCATGGGCGACACGATGCTGGTGGTGGTGCGCTGGATGCTCGCCATCGGCTGGCTGGGCATCTTTGCGCTGGCTACCGTGCTCGGACAGAAGCTGGGTGCATCGGCACTGAGCGCGATCGGCTTTTACATCATGGTGATCATCGTGCTGCATCTGGTGGCCACGATCGCCATCTATGCGATGATCGCGGTGAATCGGCGGGTGCCGTTGCGGGCCTTCGCGCGCGCGCTGGTGCCATCGCAGGTGGTGGGCATGGGGTCGCGCAGTTCACTCGCGTCATTGCCCGCCATGGTGAAAGGCGCCACTGACGTACTCGGCCTGCCGCCCACGGCCACCGGGTTCGTGCTGCCGTTGTGTGCCAGTGTCTTCAAACTGACCAGTGCGATCTACTGGCCGGTGGGTGCGCTGTTCGTGGCCAAGTTGTACGGCATCGATCTGCCGACGAGCAGTCTGCTGCTGGTGGCCGCGTCGAGTGTGGTCCTCAACTTCAGCACGCCGGGCATCCCCAGCGGCGGCATGCTGCTGCAGGTGCCGCTCTACACCAGTATCGGGCTGCCGGTGGAGGGGATCGGGATCATGATCGCGCTCGACACACTGCCCGACATGTTCAAGACGCTCTTGAATGTAACGGCAGATATGTTCGTGGCCGTGATGACGGTGCCGTCCGCATCCCGCGTTCGATGA